The Cydia amplana chromosome 9, ilCydAmpl1.1, whole genome shotgun sequence genome includes a region encoding these proteins:
- the LOC134650918 gene encoding protein FAM234B-like, producing the protein MSVNGNSGIYAPLKQILTESDSDDERKEDATKVIGSSDLDINSGLKHAKNISLSDMDDFNTNENTVESTMDNVSFLQSDTSNKMSFPRRCAFIASILVCIFTVVIFLWGIPCSELNSCTNNEWQDKTTSWELPYEDIELSGAIQVVDGVAPNTKNLIFIYRGNHMVHAEKNNKIINGVLLIVGKSGKVGWYTREERIPTEINCHLIDVNRDKQKDCIVSGSQGLLAAINPISGTYYWYIHKQGNIFSKIVAIDFPILLKDMDKDKVYDLLTVATVEPNTNHNSLLIISGATGNIIGEPMTIEDCLSVKLLTESDLVNITYLCKNGSSEAFRWTSYSALSRKLAKLDQTVVSHVSPITNATKKQKISLKKSIGNTREIFTNGPGKLIVENFGECPTDCQVKLKLYLGRNNSTNTSWEYTANHVYAMRPSSFAFANSIRGFVLKL; encoded by the coding sequence ATGTCAGTCAACGGTAATAGCGGTATCTACGCGCCGCTGAAGCAAATACTTACCGAATCTGATTCTGATGATGAGCGAAAAGAAGATGCCACAAAAGTCATCGGTAGCAGCGATCTGGACATCAATAGTGGTCTTAAACATGCGAAGAATATCAGCTTGAGCGATATGGATGACTTTAACACAAATGAAAACACAGTAGAAAGCACCATGGACAACGTAAGTTTCTTACAGTCTGATACCTCGAATAAGATGTCGTTTCCGCGCCGCTGCGCCTTCATAGCGTCTATACTGGTTTGTATATTCACTGTGGTAATATTCTTGTGGGGGATTCCGTGCTCGGAGCTGAATAGTTGCACGAATAACGAGTGGCAAGACAAAACTACTAGTTGGGAGTTACCATATGAAGATATTGAGCTGTCCGGTGCTATACAGGTTGTCGACGGAGTCGCGCCCAACACGAAAaacttaattttcatttatagagGTAACCATATGGTGCATGcggaaaaaaataacaaaattattaaTGGTGTGCTGCTTATTGTGGGAAAATCGGGTAAGGTTGGTTGGTACACCCGTGAGGAAAGGATTCCGACTGAAATCAACTGTCACCTTATAGATGTTAACCGAGACAAGCAGAAAGATTGCATTGTATCAGGCTCGCAAGGATTGCTAGCAGCTATAAACCCCATCTCCGGGACTTATTACTGGTACATACATAAACAAGGTAACATTTTTAGTAAAATTGTAGCTATAGACTTCCCAATTCTTCTGAAAGACATGGATAAAGACAAGGTGTATGACCTCTTGACAGTTGCTACGGTTGAGCCTAACACTAACCACAACTCCTTGCTTATCATTTCTGGCGCTACGGGCAACATCATAGGTGAACCGATGACTATAGAAGACTGCTTATCAGTTAAGCTACTTACCGAGTCAGATTTGGTAAACATAACCTATCTTTGCAAAAATGGGTCTTCGGAAGCCTTCAGATGGACCTCTTATTCTGCTCTGAGCAGGAAGCTGGCCAAGTTAGACCAGACAGTGGTCAGTCATGTTTCACCAATAACAAATGCGACTAAGAAGCAGAAAATAAGCTTAAAGAAAAGTATTGGGAATACGAGGGAGATATTCACAAACGGACCTGGAAAGTTGATTGTAGAGAATTTTGGAGAATGCCCAACCGACTGCCAAGTCAAGCTTAAACTATACTTAGGAAGGAATAATTCTACAAACACTAGTTGGGAATACACTGCTAATCACGTATACGCAATGAGACCTAGTTCTTTTGCTTTTGCAAACTCTATACGAGGATTTGTACTAAAGTTATGA
- the LOC134650633 gene encoding uncharacterized protein LOC134650633 codes for MISKNLRSSTLRHVRAVKMQIIFIYIFLLNFITVKSVCCRTFAISFVPKINEFGPCDTYVRYGLRHTEFTNGNQVRPGPCKVRVCNDGKPTTGIYCGKGPCNIFGCNCDGGCIEGDPDYPEDPVRNFMDYYSVEVDLATEPPTTTTILPTPLPRKCPGK; via the exons ATGATCTCGAAGAATCTGCGGAGTTCAACCCTACGACACGTCCGG GCTGTAAAAATGCAGATTATTTTCATATATATTTTCTTACTTAACTTCATAACAGTGAAAAGCGTATGCTGCCGCACTTTCGCCATTTCATTCGTaccaaaaataaatgaattcggCCCGTGCGATACGTACGTACGATACGGGCTCAGACACACGGAATTCACTAATGGCAACCAGGTCCGTCCCGGTCCGTGCAAGGTCAGAGTATGCAACGACGGCAAACCGACGACCGGCATTTACTGTGGGAAAGGACCTTGCAATATCTTCGGCTGCAATTGCGATGGAGGGTGTATCGAAGGGGATCCTGATTATCCAGAGGACCCTGTGAGGAATTTTATGGACTATTATTCGGTTGAAGTGGATCTCGCTACTGAGCctcccaccaccaccaccatctTACCGACCCCACTGCCTAGGAAATGTCCTGGCAAATGA
- the LOC134650793 gene encoding bone morphogenetic protein 2-like yields MPAKPASINQPEDNSPPSYHTSMPEYVCQRRPLTVRFADLGWSDYILALYDYDAGYCSGECLPQNLPNTTGHAIIQTLKRKIQDAVPRPCCVPTEFEPIALLYISEERDVVIRNFSDMKVKSCGCR; encoded by the coding sequence ATGCCCGCCAAGCCAGCCTCCATTAACCAGCCAGAAGACAACTCCCCACCCAGTTACCACACAAGCATGCCAGAATACGTGTGCCAACGCCGGCCGCTGACCGTCAGATTCGCAGACTTAGGATGGAGCGACTACATACTCGCTCTATACGACTACGACGCTGGCTACTGTTCCGGCGAGTGTCTACCCCAGAACCTCCCGAACACGACGGGCCACGCAATCATACAAACACTCAAGAGGAAAATACAGGACGCTGTGCCGAGACCGTGCTGCGTGCCGACCGAGTTTGAGCCGATTGCTTTGTTATATATTTCAGAGGAAAGAGATGTGGTGATTAGAAATTTTTCGGACATGAAAGTTAAGAGTTGCGGTTGCCGATAA
- the LOC134650794 gene encoding gastrula zinc finger protein XlCGF46.1-like produces the protein MNTCRTCLKTPADTDISKLKRSIKDDNRKCIDIIAFCLDIKVTEDSKITTKLCNKCYRKIISFYKFKVLSLKNDAYLRSLQPSEQSVDQKRSIYVDGNGIKHENPLEIDEYGPSIVEEYNTEIKIEIDFKHERTLGDEVDTENADTPGHEEIDVKDEHNEKKGDEKLVKIVKRGRQKVSSYKKRGHPKKLSLVKAERTKPEKRICEECGKTVVNLTQHLLQHRPKDERKMLQCQACSKVFSSRSGRNKHYAVAHLGHKMKCDICHKEVSSVKTHKMQVHNRHELPFGCVFCSKRFISRSGLEAHVAGHTKHFTYECDECHKRFRSKMSISTHIRMVHIKEKLYQCHLCSKAFFKKYSLQKHVWSHTKERPFECEECGKSFGDRTTLKNHRLTHVDVKSFRCEICDMSFVRKGYLSAHMISHTKEKRYPCAFCGARFGRSDHRNRHEFTAHKKFVNASND, from the exons ATGAATACTTGCAGAACCTGCCTTAAAACTCCAGCCGACACAGATATTTCTAAGCTAAAAAGGAGTATAAAAGACGACAACAGAAAATGCATTGATATCATAGCGTTTTGTCTGGATATAAAG GTTACGGAAGACTCCAAAATAACAACGAAACTATGCAACAAGTGCTATAGAAAAATTATATCGTTTTACAAGTTTAAGGTTCTATCTTTGAAAAATGATGCCTATTTGAGATCTCTGCAGCCATCTGAGCAGTCGGTAGACCAAAAAAGATCTATTTATGTAGACGGAAATGGAATTAAACATGAAAATCCCTTGGAAATTGATGAATATGGTCCTAGTATAGTTGAAGAATACAATACAGAGATCAAAATAGAAATAGACTTTAAACATGAGCGTACATTAGGAGATGAAGTAGATACTGAAAATGCAGACACACCAGGACATGAAGAAATAGATGTTAAGGATGAACATAATGAGAAAAAGGGAGATGAAAAGTTAGTGAAAATTGTAAAGAGAGGAAGACAAAAAG TATCATCATATAAAAAACGTGGCCATCCAAAGAAACTAAGTCTAGTGAAAGCAGAAAGAACTAAGCCAGAAAAACGAATATGCGAGGAATGTGGCAAAACAGTTGTGAATCTCACACAGCATTTGCTGCAGCACCGACCGAAGGACGAACGGAAGATGCTTCAGTGCCAGGCCTGCTCGAAGGTTTTCTCGTCAAGAAGCGGTAGAAACAAGCATTATGCAGTGGCACATTTAGGACATAAAATGAAATGTGATATTTGTCATAAAG AAGTGTCAAGTGTGAAAACACACAAGATGCAAGTCCACAACCGGCACGAGTTGCCTTTCGGCTGCGTGTTTTGTTCGAAACGCTTCATCTCTCGGTCCGGGCTTGAAGCGCATGTGGCCGGGCACACTAAACATTTTACATATGAGTGTGATGAGTGCCACAAGAGGTTCCGATCTAAAATGTCTATATCTactcatat tcgGATGGTTCACATAAAAGAAAAACTGTATCAATGCCATCTGTGTTCGAAGGCTTTCTTCAAAAAgtattcacttcaaaaacatgtaTG GTCGCACACCAAAGAACGTCCATTCGAGTGCGAAGAGTGCGGCAAATCATTCGGAGACAGGACAACGCTGAAGAACCATCGCTTAACTCATGTAGACGTCAAGAGTTTCCGCTGTGAGATCTGCGACATGAGTTTTGTGAGGAAAGG atATCTATCGGCCCACATGATTAGTCACACGAAGGAGAAGCGATACCCGTGCGCGTTCTGCGGCGCGCGCTTCGGCCGCTCCGACCACCGCAACCGGCACGAGTTCACCGCGCACAAGAAATTTGTAAACGCGTCAAATGATTGA